In Metarhizium brunneum chromosome 3, complete sequence, a genomic segment contains:
- the TALDO gene encoding Transaldolase, which produces MSNSLDQLKATGTVVVSDSGDFASIAKYKPQDATTNPSLILAASKKAEYAKLMDVAVEYGKKKGGDIDSQVDNALDRLLVEFGKEILKIVPGKVSTEVDARLSFDTKASVDKALHIIDLYKEQGISKDRVLIKVASTWEGIKAAEILQRDHGINCNLTLMFSLPQAIGAAEAGAYLISPFVGRILDWFKAHNKKEYAKEEDPGVASVKSIYQYYKKFGYKTIVMGASFRSIGEITELAGCDYLTISPNLLEELINSSEAVPKKLDASQAASANIARKSYLKDEALFRFDFNEDQMAVEKLREGISKFAADAVTLKDILKQKLA; this is translated from the exons ATGTCCAACTCTCTCGATCAGCTCAAGGCCACTGGCACC GTCGTTGTGTCTGATTCTG GCGACTTTGCCT CTATCGCCAAGTACAAGCCCCAGGATGCCACCACCAACCCTTCGCTCATCTTGGCTGCCTCCAAGAAGGCCGAGTACGCCAAGTTGATGGACGTGGCCGTCGAGtacggcaagaagaagggtggCGACATCGACTCGCAGGTCGACAACGCCCTAGACCGCCTCCTCGTCGAGTTTGGCAAGGAGATTCTCAAGATTGTCCCCGGCAAGGTCTCTACCGAGGTGGACGCCCGCCTCTCTTTTGACACCAAGGCCTCTGTCGACAAGGCCCTGCACATCATTGAC CTCTACAAGGAGCAGGGCATCTCCAAGGACCGCGTCCTCATCAAGGTCGCCTCCACATGGgagggcatcaaggccgccgagatCCTCCAGCGAGACCACGGCATCAACTGCAACCTGACGCTCATGTTCTCGCTACCGcaggccattggcgccgccgaggccggcgCCTACCTCATCTCCCCCTTCGTCGGCCGCATCCTCGACTGGTTCAAGGCCCACAACAAGAAGGAGtacgccaaggaggaggaccCTGGCGTCGCCTCCGTCAAGAGCATCTACCAGTACTACAAGAAGTTTGGCTACAAGACCATTGTCATGGGCGCCTCGTTCCGCAGCATCGGTGAGATTACTGAGCTCGCTGGCTGCGACTACCTCACCATCTCT CCCAAcctcctcgaggagctcatcAACAGCTCCGAAGCCGTCCCCAAGAAGCTCGACGCCTCGCAGGCCGCCTCTGCCAACATTGCGCGCAAGTCGTacctcaaggacgaggctCTCTTCCGATTCGACTTCAACGAGGACCAGATGGCTGTTGAGAAGCTGCGCGAGGGCATTAGCAAGTTTGCCGCTGACGCCGTGACCCTCAAGGATATCCTCAAGCAGAAGCTTGCGTAG
- the apaH gene encoding Bis(5'-nucleosyl)-tetraphosphatase, symmetrical produces MIVPRHKCAVLLAVVIANVAICMLAFLYTTQHWELEGLAVSSSKHRRPKPPNLTLTASVPKHYVPTVENGRRLLVIGDIHGMNTELGNLLDLAKYDAATDHVITLGDMVNKGPDSRGVLSRLMSLNASAVRGNHDDRLLLALREDGAQAASPTGQEDAVLAARKRDKKILKVAKTLLPEQITWLSGLPVILKSPALRLYFVHGGLVPGVKLDKQDPWAVMNMRTLRYSQDDELRRRDGHSSAQAEPEDEDEYDDDDDDDEGSEVTPAQKVVAIPIDDHSGQRWDKAWNKYQRKFVKKSHRRTVMYGHDAKRGFTEGRYTVGLDSGCAAGGHLTGLIVRARGRGGISYDKIQVPCKAA; encoded by the coding sequence ATGATAGTCCCCCGGCACAAATGCGCCGTCTTGCTGGCTGTGGTCATTGCCAACGTGGCGATATGCATGCTCGCGTTTCTCTACACCACGCAGCACTGGGAACTCGAAGGACTAGCCGTCTCCAGCAGTAAACACCGCCGACCCAAACCCCCCAACCTCACGCTCACGGCCAGCGTGCCCAAGCACTATGTCCCCACGGTCGAAAAcggccgccgtctcctcgtcatcggcgaCATCCACGGCATGAACACGGAGCTGGGGAACCTCCTCGACCTGGCCAAGTACGACGCGGCAACCGACCACGTCATCACCCTAGGAGACATGGTCAACAAGGGCCCGGACTCGCGGGGCGTCTTGTCGCGCCTCATGTCCCTGAATGCGAGCGCCGTGCGAGGCAACCACGACGACCGTCTCCTGCTGGCGCTGCGGGAGGACGGCGCCCAGGCGGCGTCCCCGACCggacaagaagacgccgTGCTCGCCGCCCGCAAACGCGACAAGAAGATTCTCAAGGTGGCCAAGACCCTGCTCCCAGAGCAAATCACCTGGCTCTCGGGCCTGCCCGTCATTCTCAAATCCCCAGCTCTGCGCCTGTACTTTGTCCACGGCGGCCTCGTGCCCGGCGTCAAGCTGGACAAGCAGGACCCCTGGGCCGTCATGAACATGCGCACGCTGAGATACTCCCAAGACGACGAACTTAGGCGGCGTGACGGCCATTCCAGCGCGCAGGCCGAGcccgaagacgaagacgaatacgacgacgacgacgacgacgacgagggcagCGAGGTGACGCCGGCGCAAAAAGTCGTCGCCATACCCATCGACGACCACTCCGGCCAGAGATGGGACAAGGCGTGGAACAAGTACCAGCGGAAATTTGTCAAGAAGAGCCACCGCCGGACCGTCATGTACGGGCACGATGCGAAACGGGGCTTCACCGAGGGCCGGTACACCGTTGGTCTGGACTCGGGGtgcgcggcgggcggccACTTGACGGGCCTGATTGTCAGGGCCAGGGGCCGCGGCGGAATTTCCTACGACAAGATCCAGGTCCCCTGTAAAGCTGCTTGA
- the psiH gene encoding Tryptamine 4-monooxygenase: MDFWTLLTTRCSTLVSVAISVLVGYHLLKLLSKRGRGHLPLPPGPPGEPILGHLRVIPTDNPEYAYMKWSEEYKSDILSFHVLGQPVIVLNSVRAAVDLLDKRGANYCDRPRFVLFEIMGWGKTLTFLPWGQTFRTHRRILQKNFQKSNIVQYRPVQERETALMLQGILARPTLWDTAIRRFATAVVLGIGFGIKVEQDNDPFIQVAADASYALAHGGAPAGTPVDFFPFLNSLPSWFHDRSLKFARDWKWAICNLHDKPFDAVLASEEMPDSLMQDMVDQRQAQIEKGEQPELSHDDIKGAAGAVFAAGQDTTWATITVFILNMLLHPGIQTKAQGLLDKVTGRNRLPNFNDRPQLPYIDYIVQETLRWCPVSPMGIPHKSLEDDTYNGYFIPAGSFVCANARAMTHDGRTFKEPDNFNPDRYATEEDGGLGEPFPVGQFGYGRRVCVGKHLAEASVWIVVATMLSTMNIEPVRDENGKVVVPKVELTNGLTSHPKPFQCRIVPRDERSANIVRSATT; encoded by the coding sequence ATGGATTTCTGGACGCTTCTGACCACCAGGTGCTCTACCCTTGTGTCTGTTGCTATTTCCGTGTTAGTTGGATACCACTTATTAAAGCTGTTATCAAAGCGCGGTCGTGGGCATCTCCCGCTTCCCCCAGGCCCGCCTGGAGAACCAATATTGGGTCATTTGCGTGTTATCCCGACAGATAACCCCGAATACGCCTATATGAAATGGTCCGAGGAATACAAGTCGGACATTTTATccttccatgtcctcggccaACCAGTCATTGTTCTCAACTCAGTCCGTGCCGCAGTTGACCTGCTTGACAAACGAGGTGCCAATTATTGTGACAGGCCAAGATTTGTCCTATTTGAAATCATGGGATGGGGCAAAACGCTTACCTTCTTACCCTGGGGACAGACTTTCAGGACGCACCGTCGAATTCTGCAGAAGAATTTccaaaaaagtaatattGTGCAATACCGCCCGGTCCAAGAACGGGAAACTGCCTTGATGTTGCAAGGCATACTTGCGAGACCTACCTTGTGGGATACCGCTATTCGACGGTTTGCTACCGCTGTTGTTCTCGGTATCGGCTTTGGCATCAAGGTGGAACAGGACAACGACCCATTCATCCAAGTTGCTGCGGACGCTAGCTACGCTTTAGCTCATGGAGGTGCCCCTGCAGGAACTCCTGTCGACTTCTTCCCATTTCTCAACTCCTTACCGTCTTGGTTTCATGATCGTTCGCTCAAATTTGCCAGGGATTGGAAATGGGCCATTTGTAACTTGCATGACAAGCCTTTCGATGCTGTGTTGGCCTCCGAAGAAATGCCTGATTCTCTTATGCAAGACATGGTTGACCAGAGACAAGCCCAAATTGAAAAGGGTGAGCAGCCCGAGTTATCGCATGACGATATCAAGGGAGCAGCTGGCGCTGTTTttgcagctggccaagataCAACATGGGCAACTATAACTGTGTTTATTCTAAACATGCTCCTACACCCCGGGATACAGACCAAAGCACAAGGTCTACTGGACAAGGTTACCGGCCGCAACAGACTTCCAAATTTCAATGATAGACCACAGCTCCCGTACATTGACTATATCGTCCAGGAAACATTAAGATGGTGTCCTGTATCTCCTATGGGAATCCCACACAAGTCATTGGAAGACGACACTTATAATGGCTACTTCATCCCTGCAGGATCTTTCGTGTGTGCAAATGCCCGAGCCATGACCCACGATGGACGGACATTTAAAGAACCGGATAACTTCAATCCCGATAGATATGCGAccgaagaagacggcggttTAGGGGAGCCTTTTCCGGTTGGCCAATTTGGTTATGGCCGTAGAGTATGCGTCGGCAAACACCTCGCAGAAGCGAGTGTTTGGATAGTGGTAGCAACCATGCTAAGCActatgaacattgaaccagtcAGAGATGAGAACGGAAAGGTGGTTGTACCCAAAGTAGAGCTTACTAATGGCTTGACAAGTCATCCAAAGCCTTTTCAGTGTCGAATTGTACCGAGAGATGAAAGAAGTGCTAATATTGTTCGAAGCGCAACGACATGA
- the snd1 gene encoding Nuclease domain-containing protein 1 yields MSKVFVGNVKSVLSGDTLILTSPNNPSAERNFSLAYVTAPHLRREGDEPFAFQSREYLRNLVVGKPIQCTIQYTIPNSGREFGTAKLKDGGELPDELVKAGWLKVREDAGRKEENEEVLERLEKLRGYESEAKAEGKGLWAGTGGVIEVQNDLGGPEFMKEWKGKTVDGVVERVLSGDRLLVRLLLSEKKHVQPMTLIAGIRTPATERTVPSTGTTQPAEEFGNEARQFVESRLLQRQVKVEIVGASPQGQLVASIIHPRGNIAEFLLQDGLARCNDFHSTMLGEKMAALRSAEKQAQSKKLRLHKHHVAKAVGDNQEMTVSKIVGADTIFVKNKAGAEKRISFSSIRGPRTNEASESPFREEAKEFLRQKLIGKHVKISIDGKKPASEGFEAKEVATVTEKGKNIALMLVEAGWASVIRHRKDDTDRASNYDELLAAQEKAKEELKGMWSGKPQKAKQYTDLSENAQKAKIMLATLQRQKKVPAIVDFCKAGSRFTVLIPRENVKLTMVLGGIRAPRAPRADGEGGEPFGKEALDLANRRCNQRDCEVDIHDMDKVGGFIGALYINRENFAKILVEEGLASVHAYSAEKSGNSTELFAAEKKAKEARKGLWHDYDPSQEEADEEEETTEETPAESEVSLDKKPTDYRDVMITNIDGNGKIKIQEIGKGTAALETMMNEFRKFHLDSKNNKPLGDAPKTGDFVSAKFSADGQWYRARVRSNDRTAKVAEVQYVDYGNTEKIPWSDLRGLDHGQFGIQKLKAQAIDASLSFVQLPTGADYFNEAIGVIAEMTEGKRLVGSFDIVDSKENVSYITLYDPKSNNELPGLNDSINKEVVASGYGMVPKKLKAWERSKAFESYLKHLKEVESQAKQDRLGMWEYGDITED; encoded by the coding sequence ATGTCAAAGGTATTCGTCGGCAATGTCAAGAGTGTGTTGAGTGGTGACACACTGATCTTGACAAGCCCTAACAATCCCTCGGCCGAACGAAACTTCTCGCTCGCATATGTCACCGCCCCCCATTTGAGGCGAGAGGGAGACGAGCCATTTGCTTTCCAGTCCCGCGAATATCTTCGTAACCTAGTTGTCGGCAAGCCGATTCAATGCACAATTCAATACACCATCCCCAACTCTGGCCGAGAGTTTGGCACGGCCAAGTTGAAGGATGGTGGCGAGTTGCCTGACGAACTGGTCAAGGCTGGCTGGTTAAAGGTCCGTGAGGATGCCGGCCGCAAGGAAGAAAACGAAGAGGTCTTGGAGCGTCTCGAAAAGCTCCGTGGCTATGAATcggaggccaaggccgagggcaAGGGTCTTTGGGCTGGCACCGGTGGTGTTATTGAGGTCCAGAATGACCTTGGTGGACCTGAGTTTATGAAGGAGTGGAAAGGCAAGACTGTGGATGGTGTAGTTGAACGGGTACTCAGCGGCGACCGACTCCTTGTGAGACTCTTGCTCTCAGAGAAGAAACATGTGCAGCCCATGACCCTCATTGCTGGCATCCGTACGCCTGCTACGGAGAGAACAGTCCCATCCACTGGTACTACCCAGCCGGCTGAAGAATTCGGAAACGAGGCTAGGCAATTCGTTGAATCTCGCCTGTTGCAGAGACAGGTCAAGGTTGAGATTGTCGGTGCCAGCCCTCAAGGGCAGCTGGTTGCCAGCATTATCCATCCTCGCGGCAACATTGCCGAGTTCTTGCTGCAGGATGGTTTGGCTCGATGCAACGACTTTCACTCCACCATGCTGGGCGAGAAAATGGCTGCGCTTCGGTCTGCCGAAAAGCAGGCCCAGTCGAAGAAGCTACGACTCCACAAGCACCACGTCGCAAAGGCGGTCGGCGACAACCAGGAGATGACGGTTAGCAAAATCGTTGGTGCTGATACAATTTTTGTGAAGAACAAGGCCGGAGCGGAGAAGAGAATTAGCTTCAGCAGCATTCGCGGTCCCCGAACCAACGAGGCTAGTGAGAGCCCATTcagagaagaagccaaggaATTTTTGCGACAGAAATTGATTGGAAAGCATGTAAAGATCAGCATTGACGGAAAGAAGCCCGCGTCTGAGGGcttcgaggccaaggaggtgGCTACAGTCACTGAGAAGGGGAAAAATATTGCCCTGATGTTGGTCGAGGCAGGATGGGCATCAGTCATTCGCCACAGAAAGGACGATACCGACAGAGCCTCTAATTACGACGAGCTTCTCGCAGCTCaggagaaggccaaggaagaGCTGAAGGGTATGTGGTCTGGCAAGCCTCAGAAGGCAAAACAGTACACAGATCTATCAGAGAACGCtcaaaaggccaagattatGCTCGCCACGCTGCAAAGACAGAAGAAGGTTCCTGCGATTGTTGATTTCTGCAAGGCTGGCTCCCGATTCACGGTCCTTATTCCCCGGGAGAATGTGAAGCTTACGATGGTTCTTGGTGGCATCCGGGCTCCGCGGGCTCCTCGCGCTGATGGGGAAGGCGGCGAGCCGTTTGGCAAGGAGGCTCTGGATCTGGCAAACCGACGATGCAATCAACGAGACTGCGAGGTCGACATTcacgacatggacaaggttGGTGGGTTCATTGGCGCTCTGTACATCAACCGCGAGAACTTCGCCAAGATATTGGTAGAGGAAGGCTTAGCTTCTGTTCATGCATACTCTGCTGAGAAGTCTGGAAACTCGACGGAGCTgtttgccgccgagaagaaggccaaggaggctcGAAAGGGACTGTGGCACGACTATGACCCTTCGCAAGAGGAGgctgatgaggaagaggagactACCGAGGAGACTCCTGCTGAGTCAGAGGTGTCACTAGACAAGAAGCCTACGGACTACCGCGATGTTATGATAACCAATATTGATGGAAACGGCAAGATCAAGATCCAGGAAATCGGCAAAGGTACTGCTGCTCTGGAGACGATGATGAACGAGTTCAGAAAGTTCCACCTCGACTCCAAGAACAATAAGCCCTTGGGCGATGCCCCCAAGACTGGAGACTTTGTTTCTGCCAAATTCTCCGCCGACGGACAGTGGTACCGAGCTCGAGTCCGGTCCAACGACCGCACTGCCAAGGTGGCTGAAGTCCAATATGTCGACTACGGAAACACTGAGAAGATTCCTTGGTCCGACCTTCGAGGCCTTGATCACGGCCAGTTTGGTATTCAGAAACTCAAGGCTCAGGCTATTGATGCCTCTTTATCCTTTGTCCAGCTCCCCACTGGTGCTGATTACTTTAATGAGGCTATCGGCGTCATTGCTGAGATGACGGAGGGCAAGCGACTGGTGGGCAGCTTCGACATTGTGGACAGCAAGGAGAATGTGAGCTACATTACGCTGTACGATCCCAAGTCGAACAATGAATTGCCTGGCTTGAATGATTCGATCAATAAGGAGGTTGTTGCCAGCGGTTACGGCATGGTTCCCAAGAAACTGAAGGCTTGGGAGCGGAGCAAGGCATTTGAATCGTACTTGAAGCACCTCAAAGAGGTTGAGAGCCAGGCCAAACAAGATCGTCTGGGCATGTGGGAGTATGGTGATATTACCGAGGATTAG
- the SOD1 gene encoding Superoxide dismutase: MVKAVAVLRGDAKVGGTVTFEQESESAPTSITWDITGNDPNAKRGFHIHTFGDNTNGCTSAGPHFNPHGKTHGAPADEARHVGDLGNVNTDAQGNAKGSVTDSQVKLIGPHSVIGRTVVVHAGTDDLGKGGNEESLKTGNAGPRPACGVIGISS, from the exons ATGGTCAAAGCTG TTGCCGTACTCCGAGGTGACGCCAAGGTTGGCGGTACCGTCACCTTCGAGCAGGAGTCTGAGTCTGCTCCCACTTCCATCACTTGGGACATCACCGGCAACGACCCCAATGCTAAGCGTGGTTTCCACATTCACACCTTTGGCGACAACACCAATGGCTGCACTTCTGCTGGACCTCACT TCAACCCTCACGGCAAGACCCATGGTGCTCCTGCCGACGAGGCCCGACACGTTGGTGACCTTGGCAACGTTAACACGGATGCCCAGGGTAATGCCAAGGGTTCCGTGACGGATTCCCAGGTCAAGCTCATCGGCCCTCACAGCGTCATTGGC CGCACTGTCGTCGTCCACGCTGGTACCGACGATCTCGGCAAGGGTGGCAACGAAGAGTCTCTCAAGACTGGCAACGCCGGTCCCCGACCTGCTTGCG GTGTCATTGGCATTTCTTCCTAA